In the genome of cyanobacterium endosymbiont of Braarudosphaera bigelowii, one region contains:
- the bchM gene encoding magnesium protoporphyrin IX methyltransferase → MKINTDDKTVVKDYFNAIGFDRWQNIYGNGKVNKVQEDIRFGHQQTINTVLEWLKLDGNLSGLIICDAGCGVGSLSIPLAKEGAIVSASDISEKMVTEAKRKAENILGKTNNINFYVQDLEKLKGSFHTIICLDVLIHYPTDNAAKMINHLASLTNCRIILSFAPKTFYLTVLKKIGEFFPGPSKTTRAYQHSQDNIVQTLKQNGFKIQRKGMTSTKFYYSQIIEAIKE, encoded by the coding sequence ATGAAAATTAATACTGATGATAAAACTGTTGTTAAGGACTATTTCAATGCTATAGGATTTGACAGATGGCAAAATATTTACGGTAATGGAAAAGTCAATAAAGTTCAAGAGGATATCCGCTTTGGACATCAGCAAACTATTAATACAGTATTAGAATGGCTAAAATTAGATGGTAATTTATCTGGATTAATAATTTGTGATGCTGGATGTGGTGTAGGAAGTTTAAGTATTCCTCTAGCCAAAGAAGGAGCTATAGTCAGTGCTAGTGATATTTCAGAAAAAATGGTTACAGAAGCAAAGAGAAAAGCGGAAAATATATTAGGTAAAACTAATAACATAAATTTTTATGTTCAAGATTTAGAAAAATTGAAAGGTAGCTTTCATACAATAATTTGCCTTGATGTCTTAATTCACTATCCTACTGATAATGCGGCTAAAATGATTAACCACTTAGCTTCATTAACTAACTGTAGGATAATCTTAAGTTTTGCTCCCAAAACTTTTTATTTGACTGTTCTTAAAAAGATTGGTGAATTTTTTCCTGGTCCTAGTAAAACAACTCGTGCCTACCAACATAGTCAAGATAATATAGTACAGACTCTAAAACAAAATGGCTTTAAAATTCAACGAAAAGGAATGACAAGTACTAAATTTTATTATTCTCAAATTATTGAAGCTATCAAAGAGTAA
- the sat gene encoding sulfate adenylyltransferase yields MIHINSVLPHGGQLIDRIAPSNKREEFLSQKDNLPRLRLEERTISDLIMIAIGGFSPLKGFMEQADYHSVVQNMHLSNGVPWSIPITLPVQEEVANSLKEGELIRLDNLAGEFIGVLELTQKYKYQKNEEAIKVYKTEDEKHPGVQVLYKQGKINLAGSIWLLERSENKLFPKYQIDPRESRKLFQEKKWSTIVGFQTRNPIHRAHEYIQKCALEVVDGLFLHPLVGATKSDDIPADVRMKCYEIMINNYFPQKRVILAINPSAMRYAGPREAIFHAIIRKNYGCTHFIVGRDHAGVGDYYGTYDAQDIFNEFDLNALGIIPMKFEHAFYCKRTQQMATSKTSPSGENERIHLSGTKVREMLRSGEMPPAQFSRPEVAAELIKAMNN; encoded by the coding sequence ATGATACATATAAACAGTGTCTTGCCTCATGGTGGTCAATTAATTGATCGCATTGCACCTTCAAATAAAAGAGAAGAATTTTTATCTCAAAAAGATAACTTACCAAGATTAAGATTGGAAGAACGTACTATTTCTGATCTAATTATGATAGCCATCGGGGGATTTAGTCCCCTCAAGGGCTTTATGGAACAAGCAGACTACCATTCAGTAGTTCAAAATATGCATTTAAGTAATGGAGTTCCTTGGTCAATTCCAATTACCCTACCTGTTCAAGAAGAAGTTGCGAATTCTTTGAAAGAAGGAGAATTAATTAGACTCGATAATTTAGCTGGCGAATTTATCGGAGTCCTAGAGTTAACTCAAAAATATAAGTATCAAAAAAACGAAGAAGCCATAAAAGTCTACAAAACTGAAGATGAAAAACATCCTGGGGTTCAAGTATTATATAAGCAAGGAAAAATTAATTTAGCTGGATCTATATGGCTACTAGAACGAAGTGAAAATAAACTCTTTCCCAAGTATCAAATAGATCCTAGAGAATCTAGGAAACTATTCCAGGAAAAAAAATGGTCTACTATCGTCGGATTTCAAACACGTAATCCAATTCACCGAGCTCATGAATATATTCAAAAATGTGCTTTGGAAGTTGTGGATGGTTTATTTTTACATCCTCTAGTTGGTGCTACCAAGAGTGATGACATTCCTGCAGATGTCCGAATGAAGTGTTATGAAATTATGATAAATAATTATTTTCCTCAAAAAAGGGTTATCTTAGCTATTAATCCATCAGCTATGAGATATGCAGGTCCTAGAGAAGCCATATTTCATGCAATTATACGTAAAAATTATGGTTGTACTCACTTTATAGTCGGTCGAGATCATGCAGGAGTTGGTGATTATTACGGAACTTATGATGCTCAAGATATTTTTAATGAATTTGATTTAAATGCATTAGGCATTATTCCGATGAAATTTGAACATGCTTTTTATTGTAAACGGACTCAACAAATGGCTACCAGTAAGACAAGTCCCAGTGGAGAAAATGAACGAATTCATCTATCAGGAACCAAGGTTAGAGAGATGTTGAGAAGTGGTGAAATGCCACCTGCACAATTTTCTCGTCCGGAAGTTGCTGCAGAACTCATAAAAGCAATGAATAATTAA
- a CDS encoding glucose-1-phosphate adenylyltransferase → MKKVLAIILGGGAGTRLYPLTKLRAKPAVPLAGKYRLIDIPISNCINAEIQKIYILTQFNSASLNRHLTHTYNFTSFSGGFIEVLAAQQTKDNSSWFQGTADAVRQYLWLFNESNVDEYLILSGDHLYRMDYSNFIRQHRSTNADITLAVVPVDKKRASYLGLTKMNNQGRIIHFSEKPTENELDQMQCETSILGLNQEQAEKKPYIASMGIYLFNKEVLTKLLKNNPEQTDFGKEVMPSAAMHCDLRAYLFRGYWEDIGTVRAFYEANLALNCQPNPAFSFYNEQAPIYTRARYLPPTKVFDSHITKSMISEGCIIKSCRIHNSILGIRSRIEMNCCIEDTMVMGADFYESSIIKNFDDNHKMIPIGIGKNSLIKHAIIDKNVRIGENVTILNKNNIQESNCEDEGFYICDGIVIVIKNAVIPDGTVI, encoded by the coding sequence GTGAAGAAAGTTTTAGCAATTATACTAGGTGGTGGTGCAGGTACTCGTTTATATCCTTTAACTAAATTAAGAGCAAAGCCAGCTGTTCCTCTTGCAGGAAAATATCGTCTAATTGACATACCAATTAGTAATTGTATTAATGCAGAAATACAAAAAATTTATATTTTAACTCAGTTTAATTCTGCTTCGTTAAATCGTCATTTAACTCATACATATAACTTTACTTCTTTTAGTGGTGGATTCATAGAAGTCTTAGCAGCACAACAAACAAAAGACAATTCAAGTTGGTTCCAGGGTACAGCTGATGCCGTTCGTCAATACCTTTGGTTGTTTAACGAATCAAACGTTGATGAATACTTAATACTATCTGGGGACCATCTTTATCGTATGGATTATAGTAATTTTATCAGACAACATAGATCAACTAACGCTGATATAACTTTAGCTGTTGTTCCTGTGGACAAAAAAAGAGCCTCTTACCTTGGCCTAACAAAAATGAATAATCAAGGTAGAATTATTCACTTTTCCGAAAAACCCACAGAAAATGAATTGGATCAAATGCAATGTGAAACTTCAATTTTAGGGTTAAATCAAGAGCAGGCAGAAAAAAAGCCTTATATAGCATCAATGGGAATTTATTTATTTAATAAAGAAGTATTAACAAAACTTCTCAAAAATAATCCAGAGCAAACAGATTTTGGGAAAGAGGTTATGCCAAGTGCAGCTATGCACTGCGATCTTCGAGCCTATTTGTTTCGTGGATATTGGGAAGATATTGGAACTGTTCGAGCTTTTTATGAAGCCAATTTGGCTCTTAATTGTCAACCAAATCCTGCATTTAGTTTTTATAATGAACAAGCTCCTATATATACCCGTGCACGCTATCTACCTCCTACTAAAGTTTTTGATTCCCATATTACAAAATCAATGATCAGTGAAGGATGTATTATAAAAAGCTGTCGTATCCACAATTCAATACTCGGAATTAGAAGTCGTATTGAAATGAATTGCTGTATTGAGGACACAATGGTTATGGGAGCAGATTTCTACGAATCTTCAATTATTAAGAATTTTGATGATAATCATAAAATGATTCCTATAGGTATAGGTAAAAATAGTTTAATTAAACATGCAATTATTGATAAAAATGTACGGATCGGCGAGAATGTAACCATTCTAAATAAAAACAATATACAAGAATCTAACTGTGAAGATGAAGGGTTTTATATCTGTGACGGAATTGTTATCGTTATCAAGAACGCAGTCATTCCTGATGGAACAGTAATATGA
- a CDS encoding ABC transporter substrate-binding protein: protein MIINGFWKHSHKVRKLITLLFLSTYLVLITGCNQQSKLTLSPKNNSDRITVGTTFQPRTIDPADNYELSGMMIIYNLSDTLYTYELGNTNLKPQLAIKMPTISKNGLVYTIHLRKGVKFHDGTSFDAKAMAFSLERFMANGGKPSFLLTNTIKKIETNGDYELIITLKEPFSAFPALLAFPGICAISPQAYQIGKGKFIPDSFVGTGPYKLRRFQTGLLELDTFDDYWGEKPRNKGINLQIYSNNAANLFNAFRTQSVDIAYQSLTTEQIEYLLKESHEGKGKVIENISTNITFMALNVNAEFTKQKVVRKAIATLIDRELLNERIFKGQSELSYTMIPKSFNVSRPVFKSKYNNINKTKQLLIEAGFSKKNPAIVEIWYSSDSTNMSQAAAILRSLAKRELEGLLKFIPNNISSVAFFKNLSLGSYQSIFSSWYPDYLDADNYIYPFLSCAQGTAEQQCIQGSSQVQGSFYHNEKMNELIIQQRKTLDSRKREEIFVKIQKILAEDVPYIPLWQTKEYVFIQNDINGTIFNLNQTFPFWTITRSKIRGINK from the coding sequence ATGATTATAAATGGGTTTTGGAAACATTCACATAAGGTAAGAAAGCTAATAACCCTATTATTTCTCAGTACTTATTTAGTATTAATAACAGGTTGTAATCAACAATCAAAATTAACACTCTCTCCTAAAAATAATAGTGACCGTATCACTGTTGGCACAACTTTTCAGCCACGTACAATAGATCCAGCAGATAATTATGAGTTATCTGGAATGATGATTATTTATAATTTAAGTGATACTCTCTATACCTATGAGCTAGGAAATACTAATTTAAAGCCGCAGTTAGCTATAAAAATGCCCACTATTAGTAAGAACGGTCTTGTTTATACTATCCATCTCAGGAAAGGGGTCAAATTTCATGATGGTACATCCTTTGATGCAAAGGCAATGGCTTTTTCATTAGAAAGATTTATGGCTAATGGGGGAAAACCTTCTTTTCTATTAACTAATACTATTAAAAAAATAGAAACTAATGGAGATTATGAGCTAATTATTACGCTAAAAGAACCTTTTTCTGCTTTTCCTGCTCTTTTGGCTTTTCCCGGAATTTGTGCAATATCTCCTCAGGCTTATCAAATAGGGAAAGGAAAATTTATTCCAGATAGTTTTGTTGGAACAGGACCATATAAATTAAGAAGATTTCAAACTGGTTTATTAGAATTAGATACTTTTGATGATTACTGGGGAGAAAAGCCTCGAAACAAAGGTATTAATTTGCAGATTTATTCCAATAATGCAGCTAATCTTTTTAATGCTTTCCGCACCCAAAGTGTTGATATTGCCTATCAGTCTCTAACTACTGAACAAATTGAGTATCTGCTAAAAGAATCTCATGAAGGAAAAGGAAAAGTTATTGAAAATATAAGTACAAATATCACTTTTATGGCTTTAAACGTTAACGCAGAATTCACTAAGCAGAAGGTTGTTAGAAAAGCAATTGCAACATTAATAGATCGTGAACTCCTTAACGAGCGTATTTTTAAAGGACAAAGTGAACTTTCGTATACCATGATACCTAAATCTTTTAATGTTTCTCGACCTGTTTTTAAAAGTAAATATAATAATATAAATAAAACCAAGCAACTTTTAATCGAAGCAGGTTTCTCTAAAAAAAATCCTGCCATAGTTGAAATATGGTATTCTTCTGATTCAACAAATATGAGTCAAGCAGCCGCTATTCTTAGAAGTCTAGCGAAGAGAGAATTAGAAGGACTGTTAAAATTTATTCCTAACAATATATCTTCAGTAGCTTTCTTTAAAAACTTAAGCTTAGGTTCTTACCAGTCAATCTTTTCTAGTTGGTATCCAGATTATTTAGATGCGGATAACTATATTTATCCTTTTTTAAGCTGTGCTCAAGGTACAGCAGAGCAACAGTGTATACAAGGAAGTTCTCAAGTTCAAGGTTCCTTTTACCATAATGAAAAAATGAACGAACTAATTATTCAACAAAGAAAAACATTAGATTCTCGAAAAAGAGAGGAAATCTTTGTTAAAATTCAAAAAATTTTAGCTGAAGACGTTCCTTATATACCTCTTTGGCAGACTAAGGAATATGTATTCATTCAAAATGATATCAATGGAACTATTTTCAATCTAAACCAAACATTTCCGTTTTGGACAATTACTCGCTCTAAGATTAGAGGTATAAATAAATAA
- the uvrB gene encoding excinuclease ABC subunit UvrB, with product MYKLKAPFKPTGDQPKAIEELTLSLQMGNKFQTLLGATGTGKTFSIASVIEKTEKPTLILAHNKTLAAQLCNELRNFFPNNAVEYFISYYDYYQPEAYIPLSDTYIEKSASINDEVDMLRHSATRSLFERQDVIIVASISCIYGLGMPSQYSKASILLQTGIEINQRQLLRDLVNIQYSRNDMELKRGRFRVRGDILEIVPAYEDRVIRIDFFGDEIDGIRYLHPVSGDVLENLENVNIYPARHFVTQKKKLDTSCKAIAEELEQQIINFEKEGKLLESQRINQRTRYDLELLSEVGYCNGVENYSRHLAGRKPGEPPECLIDYLPEDWLLIVDESHVTIPQIRGMYNGDQARKKVLIDHGFRLPSAADNRPLKSDEFWGKVKQCIFVSATPGEWELEKSKGRIIEQVIRPTGILDPQIFVRPTKNQIDDLLGEIQDRVEKKERTLIITLTKSMAEDLTEYFQEREINVRYLHSEIKSIERIEILQDLRDGKFDVLIGVNLLREGLDLPEVSLVAILDSDKEGFLRGEKSLIQIIGRAARHVNGQAILYGDKLTDSMIKAIEETKRRRRVQLLYNNKNNIIPKSIVNERENSILNYLDISRNLDNEQPEKIYAHVEEIPLDKIPKLIKQLESQMEESANQLNFETAAKYRDQIKHLKDKMLEYP from the coding sequence ATGTATAAGTTAAAAGCACCTTTTAAGCCAACAGGAGATCAACCGAAGGCTATTGAAGAATTAACATTATCCTTACAAATGGGAAACAAATTTCAGACCTTATTAGGAGCGACTGGAACAGGTAAAACATTTTCTATTGCTTCAGTAATTGAAAAAACTGAAAAGCCAACTTTGATCTTGGCTCACAATAAAACTTTGGCAGCTCAACTATGTAATGAATTAAGAAATTTTTTCCCTAACAATGCTGTAGAATATTTTATTAGTTATTATGACTATTATCAACCTGAAGCTTATATTCCTCTAAGCGACACTTATATTGAGAAAAGTGCTTCGATTAATGATGAAGTAGATATGTTAAGACATTCAGCTACTCGTTCATTGTTTGAACGACAGGACGTAATTATCGTAGCGTCTATTAGTTGTATTTATGGGTTAGGAATGCCTTCTCAATATTCAAAAGCTTCTATCCTTTTACAAACAGGGATAGAGATTAACCAACGGCAACTTCTCAGAGACTTGGTTAATATTCAGTATTCTAGGAATGATATGGAGTTAAAACGGGGAAGATTTAGAGTTAGAGGAGATATTTTAGAGATTGTTCCTGCCTATGAAGATCGAGTAATTAGAATTGATTTCTTTGGGGATGAAATTGATGGTATTAGATATTTACACCCAGTTTCGGGAGATGTTTTAGAAAATCTTGAAAATGTTAATATTTATCCAGCACGTCATTTTGTTACACAAAAAAAAAAATTAGATACTTCCTGTAAAGCTATAGCTGAAGAGCTAGAACAACAAATTATTAATTTTGAGAAAGAAGGAAAGCTCTTAGAATCACAACGTATAAATCAGAGAACGCGCTATGATCTAGAGCTCTTAAGTGAAGTAGGATACTGTAATGGTGTTGAAAATTATTCTCGCCACTTAGCGGGAAGAAAACCTGGAGAACCTCCAGAATGCTTAATTGATTATTTACCTGAGGATTGGTTATTGATTGTAGATGAGTCTCATGTGACCATACCACAAATTCGGGGAATGTATAATGGCGATCAGGCAAGAAAAAAAGTTTTGATAGATCATGGTTTTCGTCTTCCAAGTGCAGCTGATAATAGACCCCTTAAATCAGATGAATTCTGGGGTAAGGTTAAACAATGTATTTTTGTCTCTGCTACTCCTGGTGAATGGGAGCTCGAAAAATCTAAGGGTAGAATTATTGAACAGGTAATTCGGCCAACAGGTATACTTGACCCACAAATATTTGTAAGACCCACAAAAAATCAGATAGATGATCTATTAGGAGAAATTCAAGATAGGGTAGAAAAAAAAGAAAGAACTTTAATTATTACTTTGACAAAAAGTATGGCAGAAGATTTAACTGAATATTTTCAAGAAAGAGAAATCAATGTTCGATATCTACATTCTGAAATTAAATCTATTGAGCGTATTGAGATTTTACAAGATTTAAGAGATGGTAAATTTGATGTTTTAATAGGGGTCAACTTACTAAGAGAGGGATTAGATTTGCCAGAGGTTTCTCTAGTAGCTATATTAGACTCAGACAAAGAAGGCTTTTTACGAGGTGAAAAGTCATTAATTCAAATTATTGGACGTGCGGCTCGACATGTTAACGGCCAAGCCATTTTATATGGAGATAAACTTACAGATAGCATGATTAAAGCTATAGAAGAAACAAAAAGAAGAAGGCGTGTACAATTACTATATAACAATAAAAATAATATTATTCCTAAATCTATAGTTAATGAACGTGAAAATTCAATTTTGAATTATCTTGATATTTCTCGCAATTTAGATAATGAACAACCTGAAAAAATATACGCTCATGTAGAGGAAATACCTTTAGATAAAATACCTAAATTAATTAAACAATTAGAGTCTCAAATGGAAGAATCTGCTAATCAATTAAATTTTGAAACAGCAGCAAAATATAGAGATCAAATAAAGCATCTTAAGGATAAGATGCTAGAGTACCCTTGA
- a CDS encoding caspase family protein, translating to MKWDRRTFLQALLTWGIAQGSTIRPSYNSKFYRYHKALAESTNRKLALLIGINTYTKNLSLKGCLTDIERQKDLLVNRFGFHPTNILTLANEQATCQNIKNAFLEHLVNQAKTDDVVLVHFSGYGTQVKIPSNRISPVSDYSVLTQGIIPSEGNQLNKNITLTNNILQETLFLLGKLVDTEKLTMVFDTSYYSTGEINQGNLRVRSLPYQVSEANTDELVWQAELKSKIQNSGISNDYGTILSAAGIGQVATEIKGNDFSVGLFTYALTQYLWSVTPASRINIALNKATEEVLPIVGESQKPQQQNSTQKSLFAYYLLPINFQGAEALIDHAEDLDNIQIIFTGISADILRHYGLNSIFHTMSSNPLSFFQLHSRDGLKGKVHQISKGTRIYQPDLIGQLLQESVRCLPRTLGLTVALDSKLQRIERVDATSAFSVIDIVSDITNDEEKPVDCILGLLASFPFSTSSSESLNSSEKSKYGLFLPGGVQFPNTSGKTGEAIKSAVGRLHPNLEKLLAVKLLRLTVNESSSKLLCSINLEGLNPEPYPIDKRETNRNKIFTSQIGEIKDNPYEISNLQGLPKVARGTRLRYCLHNQGDKTLDFIIFGINSNGKVIAYIPAHEKEIELKAQGASFLKPGMKNAIPSTSSGLTWTTSSTRGWEQILLIASIYPFYNTWQALKKIPEFKIEKDQIIILNDPLSIAKALLEDLNTASIQINKRIMSNSDTYNLDVKAWSTLSFIYQII from the coding sequence ATGAAATGGGATCGACGAACTTTTTTACAGGCCTTACTCACCTGGGGGATTGCTCAGGGAAGTACTATACGGCCAAGCTACAACAGTAAATTTTATAGATACCACAAGGCCTTAGCAGAATCCACAAATCGTAAATTGGCTTTACTAATAGGTATTAATACTTATACTAAAAATCTTAGTTTAAAAGGTTGTTTAACCGACATTGAAAGACAAAAAGATTTATTAGTTAACCGTTTTGGTTTTCATCCAACAAATATTCTTACCCTGGCTAATGAACAAGCCACTTGTCAAAATATTAAAAATGCCTTTCTAGAACATTTAGTAAATCAAGCCAAAACAGATGATGTTGTATTAGTCCATTTTAGTGGTTATGGTACACAGGTCAAGATACCCTCAAACAGGATATCTCCTGTTTCCGATTATTCAGTCTTAACTCAAGGAATTATTCCTAGTGAAGGTAACCAATTAAATAAAAATATAACTCTCACGAATAATATTCTTCAAGAAACACTATTTTTACTAGGAAAATTAGTAGATACAGAGAAATTAACTATGGTCTTCGATACTAGTTATTATAGTACCGGAGAAATTAATCAAGGAAATTTGAGAGTACGTTCCTTACCATACCAGGTATCAGAAGCCAACACAGATGAGTTGGTTTGGCAAGCAGAATTAAAAAGTAAAATCCAGAATAGTGGAATCTCAAATGACTACGGAACCATCCTATCTGCTGCTGGGATAGGTCAAGTTGCTACAGAAATTAAAGGAAATGATTTCAGTGTAGGACTTTTTACATATGCATTGACTCAATATTTGTGGTCAGTTACTCCTGCGAGTCGGATTAATATAGCTTTAAACAAAGCTACAGAAGAAGTTCTACCAATTGTGGGAGAAAGCCAAAAACCACAGCAACAAAATAGCACTCAAAAATCTCTATTTGCATATTATCTGTTGCCTATTAATTTCCAAGGAGCAGAGGCTTTGATTGATCATGCTGAAGATCTTGATAATATCCAAATTATTTTTACTGGAATTTCAGCTGATATTCTGAGACATTATGGATTAAATTCTATTTTCCATACCATGTCTTCCAATCCATTATCTTTTTTCCAGTTACACTCTCGTGATGGTCTAAAAGGGAAGGTACACCAAATTTCGAAAGGAACTAGAATTTATCAGCCTGATTTAATAGGTCAATTATTACAAGAATCAGTCCGTTGTTTACCACGTACATTAGGACTAACTGTTGCCCTTGATTCAAAGTTACAAAGAATTGAAAGAGTGGATGCTACTAGTGCCTTTTCTGTAATTGATATAGTATCAGACATAACTAATGATGAAGAAAAACCTGTCGATTGTATTTTGGGATTACTTGCTTCATTTCCTTTTTCAACCTCTAGTTCAGAGTCTTTAAATTCATCAGAAAAATCAAAATATGGACTCTTTCTCCCAGGTGGGGTTCAATTCCCTAATACTTCGGGTAAAACTGGAGAAGCTATTAAGTCTGCTGTTGGAAGACTACATCCAAATTTGGAAAAACTTTTAGCAGTAAAATTACTACGATTAACTGTTAACGAAAGTTCTTCTAAATTACTTTGCTCCATAAATCTTGAGGGACTTAATCCTGAGCCCTATCCAATAGATAAAAGAGAGACTAATAGAAACAAAATATTTACTTCTCAAATAGGCGAAATTAAAGATAACCCTTACGAGATTTCTAACCTTCAGGGATTGCCCAAAGTTGCACGAGGTACTCGTTTACGCTATTGTTTGCACAATCAAGGTGATAAAACTCTTGATTTTATAATTTTCGGAATTAATAGTAATGGCAAAGTAATTGCTTATATTCCTGCTCATGAAAAAGAAATAGAATTAAAAGCCCAAGGTGCAAGCTTCTTGAAACCAGGTATGAAAAATGCTATTCCGTCTACTTCAAGTGGTTTAACCTGGACAACGTCAAGCACTAGAGGATGGGAGCAGATTTTACTAATTGCTTCAATATATCCCTTCTACAATACTTGGCAAGCTTTAAAAAAAATACCAGAATTTAAAATAGAAAAGGACCAGATTATTATTCTTAACGATCCATTAAGCATAGCTAAAGCGCTTTTAGAAGATTTAAACACGGCTAGTATACAAATAAATAAGAGGATTATGTCAAATTCTGATACTTATAATCTTGATGTTAAAGCCTGGTCTACCCTAAGCTTTATTTATCAAATTATATAG
- a CDS encoding M15 family metallopeptidase, producing the protein MKNYSNVLIQDCKDDLVPIPLEYFSVQNPHPYKKLGATYKNKSPYYLRSRVLEALQNVQNCLQTEYGGWKLHIFDAYRPIEVQQFMVDYTFSYLIKEKKLTLRELSILEKKKILNQVYKIWAIPSEDYTSPPPHSTGAAIDLTLVDCKGNLLDMGCEIDDLSEKSQPFYYSQSNNSEAKAYNRRRGILNKVMSNYGFLRHPNEWWHFSQGDQMWAWQSNKKVAYYGRV; encoded by the coding sequence ATGAAAAACTATAGCAATGTTTTAATTCAAGACTGTAAAGATGATCTTGTTCCTATTCCTTTAGAGTACTTTTCTGTTCAAAATCCACATCCCTATAAAAAATTAGGAGCCACATATAAGAATAAATCTCCCTATTATTTACGTTCTAGGGTTCTAGAAGCTCTTCAAAATGTACAAAATTGCTTACAAACGGAATATGGAGGATGGAAACTTCATATTTTTGATGCTTATCGTCCTATAGAAGTGCAACAATTCATGGTAGATTATACTTTTTCTTACTTGATAAAAGAGAAAAAGTTAACCTTGAGAGAGCTATCTATCTTAGAGAAAAAAAAAATTCTCAATCAGGTTTATAAAATTTGGGCCATTCCTTCTGAAGATTATACTTCTCCACCGCCACATAGTACTGGAGCAGCTATTGATTTGACTTTAGTTGACTGCAAAGGAAATTTACTAGATATGGGATGTGAAATTGATGATTTATCCGAAAAATCTCAACCCTTTTACTATTCTCAAAGTAATAATTCTGAGGCAAAAGCTTATAATAGGAGGAGAGGAATTTTAAATAAAGTTATGAGTAATTATGGATTTTTAAGACATCCCAATGAATGGTGGCATTTTTCGCAGGGAGATCAAATGTGGGCTTGGCAATCTAATAAAAAAGTTGCTTACTATGGAAGAGTCTAA